A segment of the Toxotes jaculatrix isolate fToxJac2 chromosome 2, fToxJac2.pri, whole genome shotgun sequence genome:
AGACCATGTCTGACACATGACACTATCGCTCCATGCTGAGACCCCTTCAGGACACTGGTATCAAGGCATCCTGCATGATGAGCGTGTTCAAACCATGCTCAGTTTCACACCGCTCAGGGGTGGATCGGTTTTGTTTCTTACTCCAGAAGCATAAATCTCCGTGGTTGAGAATCATCTGACATCAGATGGTGGCTCCACTGCTCATAgctcaaatattttttttttcaacttaaCAAAATTCAAATAGCACATATTATATAGGGGCTGACAAAAGATTTTAGAGTCACCCACACTTTAAAACAGTTATTCTAGAAGCAATGATAGAAAACAGTTTGTTGTTTAGCACAGTTGTTATCAAACCAAACTTATTTCCATCATAAGCCGGTGCAGGAGAGGTGGCTAGATGTGGAAAAGGCGGCAAAAAATGATTCGTCAAAAGGTACCCAAAAAAGCAAGGTGCTCAAACTAACCATTTAAACTGATGctattcttttaaaatgtcctttcaCAATTACTAAAATATTTATCACGTATGTATGAGGTGTGaaggtggagctgctgcaagCCGCTACATTAAtgacacaagaacacacagGTAAGTAACTGTGCCTGGAAAACTGATGGCTAGTCACAGAAGTTGTCTGTCTGGCTTCCGTACTGTCTGATGGTCAAGTGGGACAGACAGTACTACTGCCGCATACAGGATGAGGGAAAAGGTCTGCTGTCAATATAATAAAGTGAGAACAGGGTGAACCACAGAGAGAACAACCGGATTTATCTCCACACACTCGTCTGGCACAGATGACGATACTTTGTCCAGTACAATTAACACAATGAAATCCACGTTTGAATGTCTCCCCCAATCTTTATGAGCAGAATTCAGGCAATCacctaaatattttttttcccaaataaaATGACCTTTTAATATGTTGGACTggtatgtttacattttaagaCAACGACTATGCATGTTGCTTAGCAATAAAACATTTCctttaatcttttaaaaaaaaaaaatcatatttccaGGTGTAAATGAGATCAAATAGTTCCCTTCTTCCCTCTTCATGTAACGGAACCTCTTCACACCACCTCAAAGGATCCCGAATGTGCCGATACTTACTGACTGCTGTCCTTCAGCGCACTGTTGAATATTTAAAAGTGATTCATTCGCAGCTATCCCCACAATGCCTAATCACTGTACTTAAGACAAGATGCAGACCACAAATTATTTATTGCCACACCAAGGAGGTGGCAGGCTGCCAGATGATActaaatgtgtctgtgatgtATAATGCATACTCTGTGCACCTTTCACCAGTCATATTCCTCCATAATTAACGAGGCTCTTCCTAGCCGTATTGACACAGCAAAGACATGGAGTTCTGTATCTACTAAAGGGCATGAAGGAACAGAATGAGGCCTCGGCCGCACAAACCGACAGCTAGTCCGCAGTTGtttaaacagacagaaaacatcccTCATAAATTAATGATTTTAGAAAATCCGTAATGATCTCACATTTGGGTGCTGTGCTTTTTAAGATGTGACACTGCTCGTCTTATCTGATGCAACGCTTTATATCCCGCTGCTCGATGAAGAAGCATGCTTTAATAATGAAGTCTACACGGTCTGTGATGCAATGACCCACATTAAAATTTTGATGATGCACCGCGTACGGCAGAATGGGGCCGAATTTAACAAAATATGAGGATGTAGTTTAATACCCTGAAGAcgaaaacaaagataaaaaaaaaacaccagagaaggacaaaaagacaaagtcacTGCGCCTGTTACTTGTCTCCTTAATACCTTTTATAATCAGAAACCTAATCCTCCTTCATCGCAGACAATCACACATTTATCAGTTCAAACAACACTGACTGTTTCCTTGCACGGAAAGGACACAGACAAGGAGACATAACAATTTCCAACTATCAATTTTCCCAACTTAAAGCTCCCCCGAGGAAACAATGTCGTATAGGACAAAAGCAAGACCTGAGCCCCAGCAGGTTAACCACAGGAGGACAGCAGGGCTTCTGTCTGATAGCTGTGTTCGGACTGAGCCTGGAAAGAAGCTGCAAAGTCTATTTAGAAGGAAAAACAATTAcaatttgctgctgctgctttctcagGTGACTGCAGTGCCTCTCCACATGCACCATTTTGTTTAATGCAGCTCCCTCTTGTGGTTTAAACGTGTGAAAACTGTTTAGGAGTTACAGATAGCTCACCAGCGCTCTCAAGTGCCCTGAAAAAACATAACCACCGTCACGTCACTGAGCAAACCAAGTCTTACAACACCTCACATGAACAGGAGTGATTTGCTTTGTCAAATAAACACCACAATATCTGAACGCGGTTCTCCATCTAGGCCACTTGTGAAAAGAAGTGGTGAAACTAGTGATGCACTCATGCTGAAGATGAGTCACTCGGTTCCAGTCAGCCACACTGTTTGCCGTGTGAGTAATCTCACAGCGCTGGTGGGCCGCTGAGCCGGCACCAGCGCTCAGTCAGGGAATCCATTAGGCCGAATGGGGTTATGGATTCTAGGGGAGGGATGTGTGAGGGGGGGATTTTCCCCTCGTTTTCAGTTTCGGCACGGTCGCACTTCTGCAACATGTGAGGGTGGTGTTTGTGGGCTAACgctgttttaaaacatgtttcgTATTCAGCAACTGTCACAAACACCTTCTTTTCTTATACCTAGTATCTGAAAACCAAAAGCACAACGTCTGACCTGCATTGAAAAGGAAACTTAAtcacaattgaaaaaaaaaaaacaacaaaaaacaaatgaagaattCCCAACCATAATAACACTAGCTGGTTGACTGCATTTTgaatatgtgggtgtgtgtgcgtgtgtacttGCAGATCTGTTTGTGAGGACAAATTTCAGCTCAGACCTTAAGGAGTTAGTCAGTTAGTGTTATGGGTAGCCATTCAGTTTGGATGgctaaggttagggtaaggggctggGGAACGCATCTCAaagaatgtcctcacaaagttataagtacaagtgtgtgtatgtgtgtgtgtgtgattgcattttcaatgcatgagtgtgtgtgtatcacagcctTACCCTGGTCTATGTTGTGCTGTGGTAACTGGCTCATCTGACTGTGGACCACACCTGCGTAATTTCGGAGAAAAGCCTCTTCACTCGGCGTAAGCTGAAGAGGAGCAAACAAAGTGAAATTCCAAGTTATAACACAAGCTCATCTTAAAGGAGAAGAAGATTATGCTgataattcaaataaaatttcaATCAAAATAGATCTCCAAGAGGTAGACGTGATATGGTGGAACCACAAACATTCTGAGTTTCTCCATGAATTAGTTGGAagaaatcatttatttttctctctgctctcctcctggGTTTTGTTACACATCTGTTTCTTAAATCACTTTACGGTCACAGGAATATTTGACTGTTCTGCCAATTCAGAAAGTGAACTAGTGTTTAGAAAATCAATCTGCAGTGCAACAATCCAAAAACCAAATTATAAATGATGCATTTTATAGTTATGCATTATGCGTACACATGCATTTTATATGTGCACATGCATatgctgtatatactgtacataaccACCTAATGCATGGATACAAAATAACTATAATAAATTAGATTatccattatttatttatttattttattatttgcacTCTGCCCCTTGTTCTACTGTATTGTTTACAATGTACACAAGCTGATTTGACTTGAATACTGTTCATTGTTGTTCGTCATAAATGTTTATACAGGCATTTACTTTTCACCTACTTGTATATATTCAGCTGTATGTCTTTCTATTTATCTTCTGAAAACTGTTCCAGGAACTGTGTGTACGTTGAGAACCACGGAAAAACGTAGTCAAATTCCGTGTAAGTGTTTAGATACTTTGCCAGTAAAGCTGTCTCTGGTCACAAGTTTGTCTTTCAACAACTGAAAATCTTTTAATCTTGATGACAAGATTTTCAACTCAGGGTTTTCTAGGTTTGGTAAGCACTTGTTTGTTGATTGGAAACTAACTGCACAAAAATCCAATTTATAACTACAAACCAAAGATATTAACACTTGGGTTAAGAGTTACCAGTTGATAACGATGGCAGCTTTCAGCCGTGTAGTGGAATTTGTAATCATCAGAAGTTATCTTGATTAACAGATTTTAGccttttatttatcatttaacaCTTGGGCAACAGTGTCAAAATTAATGCACACCTTTCAAATGTATGCCCATGCATACTGAGAATTTACAGCATTAAAGTTACACGTGGTCCGACAGCAATGGCCCCATTTCAGGGTTTTCATTTTAACCAAGAACTAAACTGGAGTTTGCTGACTGAAAGTGGCAACGATCACAATCTGACTTTATCAGCCACAGCTTTTAAACATTATAGTCATCCAATTCGCTAAACGGATGATTATCAATTACCTGTAGTCTGGCTAGTGTGCTGTCATATCAGAGCCAGAGGCTGAGTATAAGGAGAGGAtgtctgtctgacatttttgttttctcctttagACTATCTTAAAAATGAAGACCTTGCATGTTCAAGCCTTTAAATCTACTTGTTATCTTATAAAAAGGGTTTGGAGGAGGACAGATTTGTTGTTTCACATCTACTTGCCTCTGCAGTCTCATACTCATAATGCAGCCAGGCTTTTGTCCTCCTGAGGCTGCAAATTGCTCGTCTCTGCTGACTTCCTCCACACTGTCAAAAGTGGCATTCAGTGGCATTTCAGCTCAGGTAGTGACAAGAATTCACGTTGCGAATTCTTGTCACTACCtgaactgaacagaaaacacatccGAGGAGCTGCTGTATTCTCTGCCTGATGTAGACGTACCAAATCTGGTGGAAATATTTGCTGAGGAATGTCAGATCTGACAGGTGCACATCCTCTCCAGGAGTGAAGGAAACGTCAGTTTTCAGACCACCAGGAGACCTGCTCTGATTGTTCTAAACAGCCTCAaacaaaatctttttgttttatttaaatttaattttgtaaCAAAAGCTTCACTCTGCCCTCGCCTATTCAACAGATGCATGAAGATGTTGGATAGCGATAGAAGCTTGTGAtatgaaatattttaactttattttaccCCATACCTTGCAAGTTTTTTCATGGCAGGTCTATAAAATATCCCCTTCTGCTTCAGGAAGAACCTATTTTATCAATGACACGCTTTGACAAGGTTATGATGGTTTCGGGTGTTGCTGGCTCATTAAGGGTATATTTTAGAAGGATGATCCTGTATGACTTTGCTCATTAAACAAAACCAATGGAAGCATGAGCTGGACAATTGCCAGCACCACAACCTgctttttcaggtttttttaatctgtaaaatgcaaatatccagcttttttaaaaaaagtcacatgGACACAGTTTGTGTTGCGACAACTGTACTTACATTTGATCCCATTTTCTTAAGCATGAGCAGGACCCGCACTTTCTGTTGGACGTACATGTCTTCAGGAGACTTCCCCGGGGCCTCCTCGCGGTTCATCCCCCCTGCTCCTGTGGctctggacacacaaacaaatccagaTTACACAAGACCTGCGAAAAATCACAGCTACGCAAACACTCACAGTGTTATTAGAGGTTAACAATACTTCAACGCTGGACTGTTTCAGCTACACATAGAGTGATACTCCATTTAAACTCTTCTTACTGCAGCCTTGAAAACTAGTGAttcacttgtttgtttgtgtgttttatattaccTATGAGTTGTGTGCTGAATACAGCTCCGACGGAACCTTTCCCATCATCCCTGGCTGTGCTCTTAGGCAGATATGAGGTTTAGGTTCAAGTAGTCGGCAGCACTGATCTAACACCCCCTGGAGAACTACTATTACGACAACATAAAGACTGAGTGCATTTCAATTATCGAATGTTTTCTAATCTGACTTCTCAGACGCAGAGCACCAGGCTGGAACGAGATGTTTTACTATCAGGGTAAATAATACAGATGGCCTGTGTGATAGGCACTTCATTCATGTAATCCAAACAGTGATGATATTAGAAGTCAGTGGCCTTGTCTCAGTGCAGTCACAGTGCAGTTTTGGCACTTCACAGCGTGAATGGCTGTCATTAATATTGCATGGCAGTTTTCACACAGATCTCGCCACTGCCTGCTCCTTCCATCTCTTATTCTCCGTCTAACTAATGACCTATTTTCACTGTCAGTCTGCAGAGATGCGAAATATAGGcaaaggggggagaaaaaaaaaagggggggggggggggggggggggcgataAAAGGAGCTGCCAAAGCTAATGCGGATGACAGAAAAGGGATAGGTTCCGCTGTGATAGCACACGCACATCAAGGTCGGCTGCTGTCGCGTTAGATCTCTGTTATAAGCGCACCAACAAGATGAGGCATACGGCACAGCTTGATATCCAGGCTAAATTTTCTAATTGAAAAAGCTAAAACACGCAGAAGGAATAATTCGCTgaaaagagcaaaataaaaaatttaaagaataaatctagagagagagaaagaaaaaaaacaagatttaatAGGGAGGATATCAGTATGCAAGTCAGGATTTGTTCTCCCCTAAGAATCTTTCATAAAAAGCCTATGGGAGCCACAGTGACTATGATAGTTCTGgcaatttattttggcctcttATCTATACAAAGGGCCACTAATGCATGTTGACAGGCTGTTTGATGTGGGGTTATATTTAATTGAGGAGCTGGCTCGCCGTCCCCCCCCTAACCAGAGCCCAGGGGTGGAGGATGAATGGGGCACCGTTGGCCATTGGCTGGCGTTTGGGTGCCACTGTGAGCGTGTGGATTCATCCAGATCAGAGCAGCTGGAGAGCATGCTTCTGGCTATAGTCCTTATGATTATAACAACCTTCGGTGACCGTTTACGGCAAACAACTAACAATTGACTCTGTCCTCTTATCTGTTTTCAGTCACACGACGTGGCAGCGGGACACTGAACAAGGGGCAGATGAAtgcattagtaattcatttcaACCTACCAGGCGTCAGGCAAAGTTTAATTGGAGAGCTGCTGAAGACTCAAAGCAAGACAGACATGAAAAGATTGAGAGAGCTTGCTGGTGTCAGTTCAGTAGCTCAATACACCTTCGGGGTATTGGTGGTGGTGCGTGTGAATGTATTTGGGTGGGGGTCGTGATGGAGAGAGGATGTTGGTAGAGGGTGCATGGGAGATGGGGGGGAGTTGGGGGTGGCAGTGGCTTCagatcagcagcagtgacatgTTTGATCACGTCTCCAAGCTCCTTGCCTCAGACAAACGGAAGAGCTCAGACTCCAGGCACAGAGACCTACCAGCGAGGCGACAAGAAGCATGAAGAAGGATAGAAAACTCAGGAGCACACGTCTGCTGGCCTCGGAAACACGCTGGGAATAAATCAGTCACTGCGTACCAGTGGATAAAGAGTAGAGGATGCAGAGGATAACTGAAGAACAGGATCCTCTAATTGCCAAAAAGTGTTGTCGTGTCTTCAGATTTGTAATGACAGAAATGATTATACAACAGCGACCCATTAATATTCAGGCATATTTTCAGACTTGACAACTTAAACATTTTCATGTCTGCTGCGGCACAAAAGGCCGATATACTCCCCATTCATCATCTGTATAAATAGGCCTGCTGCTTTCATGACTAACGCATTTCTGATCCTCTGATGTTTGCTTTTGAAGTTTGAAAACTGGCCATATTTAGTACCATCTATGCACAGGCTCCTGACTGTTTTGAGGACTGCAATTTGTATTTTTGCCAGCCTGaaagtttattttatcttatccCACTTTCACAGCGATATCTGCTACAAGAACAACAAACGTAGTGCATGAAATCCCATAGGGAGAATCTCTGTAGGAAGTAGAAATAATGTGGAATTGTAAATGAGGGTGATCAGTGATGTTCTTCTGTTGGCGTGACATGTTTGTGagtcacttgaaaaaaaaaaggaaagagaggacaTGGAAAGGAATCAGCTCCCATCCTTTTGTGGCGTTCACCTAGTCTTCTTCAGGCTGGAAGGGGCAGAAAGACTTCATTTGTAGACGACTATTTTGGGAAGCAGAGTAGCTACTGAACTGGAATTATTACAGTCCTGGTACTCAGTGAATTGGATGACAACATGTATTCAACAGTGATTAACACTGTGCATATGATTATGTAATGGGTAGTTTCATCCATGCACGCCTACTGAACCAACTAGTTTTCCAGCCATGTTTATAATTCCAACAATGCTCCAGATGGTGCTTGGGTGCCTGGCGTACGATACCACACTGCCGCAGACTTAACCTCTAAATAATGCCTTCCAGGGCGTCAGCGCCAGATtacaacattttaaacacaatgGGTCCAGCTGaggattatttttaaaatcaaaaatcacATATGACCTCATCTTCCGCTGTACTGTCACGGGTCTGTATCTTGAAATGTTTGGCAATGTGAAGACAGTTAGTCAGAACtaactattttcattatcaatttatGTTGATCTTCTTTTTTAATGTTCCAGACCCTCAGGTGAGGGATTCTCATGTTTGCATTTactacaatttttaaaaaataaaaagacagctcagaaaaagaaaacagacatctATTCCAATGAAAATCAATGCAGGCATGACACATTTGTCAGGAAGCAGtgacaaagaagaaaattacaCATGACAAAACTCTGCTAAAAACCTATAAATAGCATTTTAGGAAGAAACCTTGCTATGGGTAGCATACTAGGGTCATTCTGGCATTATTCTGATGTACATGCACGTCTGTGTAACGCGTCTCAAATAATTTCAAGGACCACAACAAAGATCCTGTTCAACTCCTTTGTGTGTGCCTGATGTTGGGTTCTAGAGGTGGGCTGGCTCAACACTAATCCCTCGGGGGATGCTCAGCCTCAGACACATACGGCTAATGTTCCAGACGTAATCAAAGGCTTTCTTTAATGCTGATCTGTGCCTAATCCCccccctctctgcctgtgttGGGCTCTTGTCAATGTTGTGATGTTGGGCTGAGCTGAGGAATCAAGCTCTTTGAGTCCCTCCAGGCAGCTGAGCAAAACCACAGcatcactgacactgaactgAGAAaacttaaagaaacaaaaaaaaaaaaaaaaaaaaaaaccaacacgAGAGCAAGCTTCAAATCTCCAATCTACACATAGGTGGGAGACATAATAATTGATATGGAAGTAAACTTTAttagggcttttttttttagtttatcaTGAATAAATGGTGATTACATTGGTGATTCCTTGATCCCAATATGGAGACTTCTTCGTGTCTTGGTTTTCTTGCTtgaccaacaatccaaaacccaaagatactaCCCAAGATGACAAAGAACAGAGGCAAATCATTTAATTTTCCCTGTGTTTTGCTTGAAAATAGTTTCTGTTTTCAATACATTCTGTTGCAATATCGAGGCTTAGGTTCATCTTTACCACATTCATTTTGACAGCTTTGCTTTCTGccttatttcattttcatatttaaattgtGGCCTACAAATATGTAAGTTCCTCTGGCTattaaaagcttaaaaatgtGCACTTATGTACATGTGAGCTTGTACGTATATGTAATTTAATATatatgtaatttaaaatatagaCAACTACTCTTTCTCTGATAAAAATGACCTTAAATAAACAATGATTTCTCTCTTTTGTacaattattttgtattttgtctgttttacatTGTAAAACTTGTCAAACatgccaaacaaaaaaaaaa
Coding sequences within it:
- the ctnnbip1 gene encoding beta-catenin-interacting protein 1 — protein: MNREEAPGKSPEDMYVQQKVRVLLMLKKMGSNLTPSEEAFLRNYAGVVHSQMSQLPQHNIDQGAEDVVMAFSRSETEDRRQ